The sequence below is a genomic window from Silene latifolia isolate original U9 population chromosome 7, ASM4854445v1, whole genome shotgun sequence.
agacagtacgtcatggatcacggcgatgcCTGTAAGGTTCGCCTTGATCGTGCTTGGTCCCATAAGcttgccagttgttccggcgagaaatttttcgagggccattttttctttggtaggggatacgAAATTGTTATCCCCGGGAGGGTCGATCCGTCTGTTGTCCTCCACCGGGCCAcatcggcgtatacatgcggcatttggagtacgggctccggtttccgctgaatgggtacgttatggccataattagagccatgaacgttgccgttgtccaactgcacccgctggctatgagaaccataatcggttttgtctggctttgtctctttaagggagaggctccgacggtgaatttattccgccgacttcatcatCTTAAACCATCgatctctggccgcgtcggatggtacagtgtgcaaacagagcagggttatgtctctgttgacaaactttcttcttgtaaggactggcaaggtcggtgggtgtacgttaaagtgccggatgactatccgctgccccgttccttccagcaccaagttaatttgcggtgtgagactagggcggagcatgacagatgggttacCCTGAAGCATCTGaaaatggatgccagcagggtccatctcaaggaggatgagaggctggcaatgaggctctttgaggtggacaaaaGTGGGATGCCgaagagatggattcccccgacgcagatcattcttcaggatgagccgctttgctatgtcggcctcataccggccctagcacggggtgagtggggtcggtgtgaggcccgtcACCGTTCTCAATGTTCTTGCTTTTCGAACCTCGATTTATTTCCTCTACTTGACTCTGTTTCTTTTGCAGatcactttggaccggacctatctgaggatatccttcggagaatggggctgcacaaagataaaaccgttgctaacttgcatcccaaggctctagcccatgaccgcaggacgtcgccgaatgatcttatggaacaAATGGTGAAGgtcttgagcaaggaggaggcgcaggcgagggttgttagcggcgtagtgcgtcggacgcggaaaacaaagcTTTCAGCGGCAGCGGTGTCGACACCGGTTCCAACTCCCATCCCCTcccctaagaaggtggagattgttgatattcccgATGAGGGGGACTCTAACgcagagggatctccccttatccgtaagaggaaagggacagcttctaccgctggcaaggaagtgcctcctccggTCAAAAAGGCCAAACATGGTACCTATCTAGCTTGTGGCTTAAATTTAGCCGTGCCATTAGGTGTTTCCGATAAGTCAATATTGATACtgatgttttaattgaatttcTGCAGACCAGCCGCAGTCGGCTATTGCTCACGTTGGGCAGCAGGCGGTGGGGTCCTCTGCGCAGGTTGGTGACCA
It includes:
- the LOC141590809 gene encoding uncharacterized protein LOC141590809 yields the protein MRHLEYGLRFPLNGYVMAIIRAMNVAVVQLHPLAMRTIIGFVWLCLFKGEAPTVNLFRRLHHLKPSISGRVGWYSVQTEQGYVSVDKLSSCKDWQGRWVYVKVPDDYPLPRSFQHQVNLRCETRAEHDRWVTLKHLKMDASRVHLKEDERLAMRLFEVDKSGMPKRWIPPTQIILQDEPLCYVGLIPALARGEWGRCEARHRSQCSCFSNLDLFPLLDSVSFADHFGPDLSEDILRRMGLHKDKTVANLHPKALAHDRRTSPNDLMEQMVKVLSKEEAQARVVSGVVRRTRKTKLSAAAVSTPVPTPIPSPKKVEIVDIPDEGDSNAEGSPLIRKRKGTASTAGKEVPPPVKKAKHDQPQSAIAHVGQQAVGSSAQVGDQGATVNPSSQKAFVSQPRASGQIVTTVPSPQKASVSELIEEGTKLIRELARWNVVTGARLMEQEKAVARAVHERNATKQVAASAADLLNEQRLRGEAEKALLAERKLREDAEKEVLAERAKAEAAAAEAAKLLRKCDLVQGRADLYLQQRNESRGLFKAQAEVVRGKEAIIKQKEVDIEMLQTVMLPKLCAEFRDLAEDAAREVIGELFPLDGSFPWGRFDVLLDDKLEAKEKAAVEKAKEAVKAKMEREAAAEKAALAEKARVAKEEAERMRAAEAAEAKAEAARKAAGLPTEEDAATDTDGRQQQA